From the genome of Glycine max cultivar Williams 82 chromosome 2, Glycine_max_v4.0, whole genome shotgun sequence, one region includes:
- the LOC102661873 gene encoding leucine-rich repeat extensin-like protein 3 has product MVSPPTKSLTPQKLTIVVLLLFCITISSPVYANTFSSKLDQSLSSQPTHTEIKCGSCPCGSPCDDQLLSPPPPSPPPLFLPDISSPTPPESCDDSSPLPPPPPPSSSRPPPTPPPPRFIYVTGVPGDAYAYYYSAAQNRLVGLLVLAGLGALSVTMLFG; this is encoded by the coding sequence ATGGTGTCTCCTCCAACAAAGAGTTTGACTCCTCAAAAACTCACAATAGTAGTGCTGCTTCTTTTCTGCATTACAATTTCATCTCCGGTTTATGCCAACACATTTTCTAGCAAATTAGACCAATCACTGAGTTCTCAGCCAACACACACTGAAATCAAATGTGGATCATGTCCTTGTGGAAGCCCATGTGATGATCAACTTCTATCACCTCCTCCACCTTCGCCGCCACCGTTATTCCTTCCAGATATTTCCTCTCCAACCCCACCAGAGAGTTGTGATGATTCATCGccactaccaccaccaccaccaccatcatcatcacGGCCACCTCCAACACCGCCGCCGCCAAGGTTCATATATGTAACCGGTGTGCCGGGGGATGCATATGCATACTATTACTCTGCTGCACAAAACAGACTTGTGGGGTTGCTAGTTTTGGCTGGTTTGGGAGCACTGTCAGTCACAATGTTATTTGGGTGA
- the LOC100798625 gene encoding uncharacterized protein codes for MARPLLTSSMHNLLFSSMPIPTLFLAILSVLCLFSIITFLCGSDKLKKLHLEAEKEAAIKTNSKEHKLISKLNSNIGNRALSMVKMLSWRKVQEGEVEGEYSDQDEEALWRKNILMGEKCRPLSFSGKIENDSEEKN; via the coding sequence ATGGCGAGGCCTCTTCTCACCTCTTCCATGCACAATCTTCTATTCTCCTCCATGCCCATCCCCACACTTTTCTTAGCTATACTCTCAGTCTTGTGTTTATTTTCCATCATCACTTTTCTCTGTGGTTCTGACAAACTGAAGAAGCTCCACTTAGAAGCAGAGAAAGAAGCAGCAATAAAAACGAATTCCAAGGAGCACAAGCTGATTTCGAAGCTGAACAGCAATATTGGCAACAGGGCACTCTCCATGGTGAAGATGTTGTCTTGGAGGAAAGTGCAAGAGGGAGAAGTGGAGGGAGAATATAGTGATCAAGATGAAGAAGCCCTTTGGAGGAAGAACATCTTGATGGGAGAAAAGTGTCGTCCTCTTAGCTTTTCTGGGAAGATTGAGAATGATTCtgaagagaaaaattaa